The nucleotide window GGGGTGAGTATTTATTACGCTTCAAGCAAAGAGGATATCACAAAGGATGCACTCCAAGAGTTATTTCTTTCGGTAGAATGGGAGTCTGGGAAGTATCCCAACGAGCTTTTACAAGCAATCGCAGGGTCTCATTCAATTGTTACGGCTTGGGAAGAAGGAAAGCTTGTCGGTTTAATAAATGCTTTGTCAGATGGTGTTTTAACGGTATATTTTCATTATATGCTTATTAATCCGAGTTACCAGGGTATAGGTGTAGGTAAGGAAATGATGACTATTATGCTGGATAGATATCAAGGGTGCAAAACAAAAGTATTAATTTCTTATCCTCATGCAGTGGATTTCTATCATAAATTCGGCTTTGATACAGAGGATGGGGCTACACCCATGTTTATTTCAGAGTTGATATGATTAAACTAACGGGAAACTATAGTATAACGAAACGTAGAAGGCAGCCGATCAAAGTAATCGGCTGTCTTTGTTCAATTTAACTTTAATTAGTTTGTCACAGCGGAATGCCTCTATAGGGAGTGGAATTAATGGATCCCGCCACACATAAGCTGCACCACTCGTTTTGTAGACCAGGAGGTTTGAGCCTAGAAGAAACAAACGTAGTGTTTAATAATTAAATTATTTTTCTGCATAATTTTATCCCAGTTGTTAAAAATGAGTAAGGATAATATTTATGAACGCTCACTGACTAGAAATAAATAATCGGGAATAACACATAAAAGGCTATTAGCTTAAAGGAGTGTTACAACAATGAAAGCAGTTGTGATTAATCAATATGGAAGTAAAGAAGAGTTAGTCGAGCAGGAAGTGAATAGACCAAGGGCAGAAGCCAATCAAGTGGTTGTAAAACTAGAGGCAACATCCATTAATCCAATCGATTGGAAATTAAGAGAGGGTTACTTAAAAGAAATGTTTGATTGGGAATTCCCTATTATCTTAGGTTGGGATTTAGCTGGAGTCATAAGTGAAATTGGTTCAAACGTTACGAAGTGGAACGTTGGGGACCGAGTATTCAGTCGTCCTGAAACAACTCGTTTCGGTACGTATGCTGAGTATACAGCAGTTGATGAGCACCTACTGGCAAAACTACCTGATTCAATCTCATATGAGGAAGCTGCAGCTGTACCTTTAGCTGGTTTAACAGCATGGCAGGCACTGTTTACTCATGGCGATTTAAAAGAAGGTGAAACTGTACTTATTCACGCTGGAGCTGGTGGTGTAGGTATTTATGCCATTCAATTAGCAAAGAATGCCGGCGCTCATGTTATTACAACAGCAAGCGAAAAAAATCATGAACTTCTTTATTCGTTAGGTGCAGATCAGGTCATTGATTACAAAAAGGAGAACTTTGAAGAAATTCTAAAAGATATAGATTTAGTCTTTGACACGATGGGTGGAGAAGTAGCTGAGAATAGCTATAAGGTGCTTAAGCCAAATACCGGAAAACTGATTACTATTGTTGGTGAACCCAATCATGATACCGCTAAGTCTCACAATGTATCAGCGAAGGGGATTTGGCTGCAGCCAGATGGTGATCAATTGCAGAGAATGGCAGAACTGATGGAAGAGAAAAAGATAAAGTCGATTGTAGGGGAAACATTCCCATTCAGTAGGCAGGGTATCTATGATGCACATGCTTTGAGTGAAACCCACCATGCTGTAGGTAAAATTGTCATTACATTTTAAGCAAGGAGACTGGAGAGGAATATAGTCCCATTAAAGTCACTAATTCAGTGGCTTTTTTCTTTTATCCGATTGCCGATTAGTTGTATATCTAAGCGTATACCCGAACGATTGTTTTTTTCAGGGCAGCGTACTACTTTCGTATGACTACAATTCCTATTATTTTGTCTACAATGTCTACTTAGAGAATGAGATGATCGCAACCGTGATTAAGGGATAAAAATTAATTAATATGGGGGAAAGTTAAGTGATAAAAAGATTGAAATTATCCATTGTATTTGTGCTTGTAATGACGTTGTTTGTGGTTTCTGCTGCTCAGGCGGCTCCAGGCAGCCAAATAGATGAGATCTCTATTATTGTTAATGATAGTGTAGTCCAGAGTGACGTCAAACCCGTTGTCCATAAAGGAACCACACTTATTCCTTTAAGGGTCCTTGAAGAATCGCTCGGTGTGTCTCTTAACTGGAATAGTTCTACACAAACCATAACGGTTATTAAAGGAGATGCATTGGGTGTTCTAATTATCGGAAACCCAACTGCCAGCGTAAAAATCGGTGATGTAGAGGAAAAGGTCGCGCTCGATCAACCTGCTAAGATCATTCAGAACCGGGTTATGGTACCCGTACGTTTTATTGCGGAATTATTCGGAGCAAAAGTAGTATGGAATTCCACCATTAAAACCATCATCATCAGTACTTTTCCATCAGTTGTCGAAGAATCGCAGAATTCTACAGGCGATGAAGCCAAGGGAGATAAAGGCGATACCGGAGCGACTGGACCAGTTGGAGCACAAGGAGCTTCGGGGCCAGCAGGACCACAAGGCCACGTGGGACCGCAAGGAAATTCAGGGCCAGCGGGAGCACAAGGTCCAGCAGGACCGCAAGGAGATCCAGGCCCAGCGGGGACTTCTTTTACCTCGGAAGGATTTTCTGTTACCGGTACGACATACTCAATCAATAGTAACACGCTATTTTCGAATTGGAACGAGACGTCCCCATATTACGGAAGCCCTACGTTTAATCCTGGAACAGGGATATTTACGGCACCGGACACTGGCAGATATACCATACATGCAACTGTTAATTATAAGATTGACGCGCCAATCAATGTAAGCATAGGAAGAGACATTGATCCGGTTTTTACTGTAAAGAAGAATGGCAATATTGATTTAATAAAAGGTTATATGCCTTTCCTTGACGTTAATATAGCGTTAGTTTTAACTATGAGAACTGTACTAGGTAGTGCGACGGTGACGTTAACCGGTGATGTAGAGCTGCAGGCAGGTGATCAAGTCGGGTTATATTACGAAGCTGATGGTCTCTCCATTGGATTCAGTACGGATATAGTATGGTCGATTCATCGGCTATCCTAATACAAGGTTGTTACATGAGGTGCAGTTGAACCTTAGGTAATAGAAATTCTTCTAACAAGTATAGAGTCGGGCCTTTCTCTGTAGGAGAATGTCTGGCTCTATTTTTTGGTGGCGGGTTTACAATAATAGAGCTGCAGAGCGGCTTTAGGGGAATAACCCCTTACAAAAAAACTGTTCTCTCACGACCTCCAAAAACAATTTTATGTAAAGTAAAGGTATGAAATTTCGACACAAGTTCTTGTCCCAGCCGATCCTTAGCTTTATTTTGTATAGAATTTTCAAATTACTCTATGATTAAAGTCGATAGGGATAAATTATTAATATACTTTGAGAAACAATGGGATTTTTCATTCTCCGTTAATTTGCTGCCGCAGCCCATGTATACCCTCTACAATGGGTTTTATCACTTTATTTCTATGGAGATACCCGTTGTGACAAA belongs to Paenibacillus sp. FSL H8-0079 and includes:
- a CDS encoding GNAT family N-acetyltransferase; amino-acid sequence: MSIYYASSKEDITKDALQELFLSVEWESGKYPNELLQAIAGSHSIVTAWEEGKLVGLINALSDGVLTVYFHYMLINPSYQGIGVGKEMMTIMLDRYQGCKTKVLISYPHAVDFYHKFGFDTEDGATPMFISELI
- a CDS encoding NADP-dependent oxidoreductase, whose amino-acid sequence is MKAVVINQYGSKEELVEQEVNRPRAEANQVVVKLEATSINPIDWKLREGYLKEMFDWEFPIILGWDLAGVISEIGSNVTKWNVGDRVFSRPETTRFGTYAEYTAVDEHLLAKLPDSISYEEAAAVPLAGLTAWQALFTHGDLKEGETVLIHAGAGGVGIYAIQLAKNAGAHVITTASEKNHELLYSLGADQVIDYKKENFEEILKDIDLVFDTMGGEVAENSYKVLKPNTGKLITIVGEPNHDTAKSHNVSAKGIWLQPDGDQLQRMAELMEEKKIKSIVGETFPFSRQGIYDAHALSETHHAVGKIVITF
- a CDS encoding stalk domain-containing protein, translated to MIKRLKLSIVFVLVMTLFVVSAAQAAPGSQIDEISIIVNDSVVQSDVKPVVHKGTTLIPLRVLEESLGVSLNWNSSTQTITVIKGDALGVLIIGNPTASVKIGDVEEKVALDQPAKIIQNRVMVPVRFIAELFGAKVVWNSTIKTIIISTFPSVVEESQNSTGDEAKGDKGDTGATGPVGAQGASGPAGPQGHVGPQGNSGPAGAQGPAGPQGDPGPAGTSFTSEGFSVTGTTYSINSNTLFSNWNETSPYYGSPTFNPGTGIFTAPDTGRYTIHATVNYKIDAPINVSIGRDIDPVFTVKKNGNIDLIKGYMPFLDVNIALVLTMRTVLGSATVTLTGDVELQAGDQVGLYYEADGLSIGFSTDIVWSIHRLS